The Anopheles coluzzii chromosome 2, AcolN3, whole genome shotgun sequence genome window below encodes:
- the LOC120952920 gene encoding fork head domain-containing protein FD4-like yields MPRPSRDTYGDQKPPYSYISLTAMAIWSSPDKMLPLSDIYKFITDRFPYYRKNTQRWQNSLRHNLSFNDCFIKVPRRPDRPGKGAYWALHPQAFDMFENGSLLRRRKRFKLHKTDKDILNEELAALANINRIFLAQNSAEAYCPTAATTMLPDPAILHPASMLHSPTLEPHSPLPAVVAGPLSPISSSGGETTLVAGTTRTPLRPKRSFTIESLITPEEEHSVERWKGGGRNERETSESPSASPARPAAVRDKRSKRGGADDKLNLLESPDHHRLPSLLSLAGHPVHHHAAALHHHHHHHHQQQQHLHPHTGTLPPATSLPGANIPHFLQYAHPALAGYDLPIHPLLMMGPLGAIPPHYFHHSSYHSLAAAHHQQQQQQQHQHLHHLHHGSSGRTVETGSGGRSPSGSITEPDSPRSGGAAPTDLSRPLGPALRSV; encoded by the coding sequence ATGCCACGACCATCCCGTGACACGTACGGCGACCAGAAGCCCCCGTACTCGTACATCTCCCTAACCGCAATGGCCATCTGGTCCTCGCCCGACAAAATGCTACCGTTGAGTGATATCTACAAGTTCATTACCGATCGGTTTCCGTACTATCGCAAAAACACCCAGCGCTGGCAGAACTCGCTCCGGCACAACCTTAGCTTCAACGATTGCTTCATCAAGGTGCCACGGCGGCCGGACCGGCCCGGCAAGGGTGCCTACTGGGCCCTCCATCCCCAGGCGTTCGATATGTTCGAAAATGGCAGCCTGCTGCGGCGGCGGAAGCGCTTCAAGCTGCACAAAACCGACAAGGACATCCTGAACGAGGAGCTGGCGGCGCTGGCCAACATTAATCGGATATTTCTCGCCCAAAACTCGGCCGAAGCGTACTGCCCAACGGCGGCGACCACGATGCTGCCCGATCCGGCCATCCTGCACCCTGCCAGCATGCTCCACTCGCCAACGCTCGAGCCGCACTCGCCCCTGCCGGCCGTTGTCGCCGGCCCACTGTCGCCCATTTCCAGCAGCGGCGGCGAGACGACGCTGGTGGCCGGCACCACCCGTACCCCGCTGCGACCGAAACGATCGTTCACGATCGAAAGCCTCATCACGCCGGAAGAGGAGCACTCGGTCGAGCGCTGGAAGGGTGGCGGCCGCAACGAGCGGGAAACGAGCGAATCTCCCAGTGCCAGCCCAGCCCGACCGGCCGCCGTGCGGGACAAGCGTTCGAAACGGGGCGGTGCGGACGATAAGCTTAATCTGCTGGAATCGCCCGACCACCACCGGTTACCCTCGCTGCTGTCGCTCGCCGGCCACCCGGTACATCATCATGCTGCcgccctgcaccaccaccaccatcaccatcatcagcagcagcagcacctgcaTCCGCATACCGGGACGCTACCACCGGCCACCAGTCTGCCGGGCGCGAACATACCGCACTTTCTGCAGTACGCCCACCCAGCCCTGGCCGGGTACGATCTGCCCATCCAtccgctgctgatgatgggCCCGCTCGGTGCAATACCGCCCCACTACTTCCACCACAGCTCGTACCACAGCTTGGCCGCGGCCcaccatcagcaacagcagcagcagcagcatcagcacctTCATCATTTGCATCATGGCAGCAGCGGGAGGACGGTGGAGACGGGTTCCGGTGGTCGATCACCATCCGGTTCCATCACCGAACCGGACAGTCCCCGGTCGGGGGGAGCAGCACCGACCGATCTCAGCCGTCCGTTAGGGCCGGCACTGCGAAGTGTTTGA